The following proteins are co-located in the Halarcobacter sp. genome:
- a CDS encoding DUF502 domain-containing protein, protein MLDKIKDFFGHGKDHIITVILKGLFWLAPIAAITIIILWVYEKFNSLTGYLFTLIGFEPDNYPILWTFIGVGLIAFFAYILGIFVETGMINFIQKLYSKVPGYSTIKELVNIFNTSKSGEKKVLVVLIRGFSKEDYNVGLMYSTKESVIKDHYTVVLSMTPIPNGGYMFEVHKDKIRVIKEATFDSNLQYLLSMGVKSLAEIVKIDPKPIEEFETLEQYLKQFEENKEEKFDIVK, encoded by the coding sequence ATGCTAGATAAAATAAAAGATTTTTTTGGACATGGTAAAGATCATATTATTACAGTTATATTAAAAGGTCTTTTTTGGTTGGCTCCCATAGCTGCAATTACTATAATAATACTTTGGGTTTATGAAAAATTTAATAGTTTAACAGGGTATCTTTTTACTTTAATAGGATTTGAACCAGATAATTATCCTATCCTTTGGACCTTTATAGGAGTAGGGTTAATAGCTTTTTTTGCTTATATATTAGGAATATTTGTAGAAACAGGTATGATTAATTTTATTCAAAAGTTATACTCAAAAGTACCAGGATATTCCACAATTAAAGAATTAGTAAATATTTTTAATACTTCAAAATCTGGAGAGAAAAAAGTATTGGTTGTACTAATAAGAGGATTTTCAAAAGAGGATTATAATGTTGGGTTAATGTATTCAACAAAAGAATCTGTTATTAAAGATCATTATACAGTTGTTTTATCTATGACTCCTATCCCAAATGGTGGATATATGTTTGAAGTACATAAAGATAAGATTAGAGTTATTAAAGAAGCTACATTTGATAGTAATTTACAATATCTTTTATCAATGGGTGTAAAATCTTTAGCAGAGATTGTAAAAATAGATCCTAAGCCTATAGAAGAGTTTGAAACATTAGAGCAATATTTAAAGCAGTTTGAAGAAAATAAAGAGGAAAAATTTGATATTGTAAAATAA
- a CDS encoding diacylglycerol kinase produces MRNQPKYHFIKNTIYALKGLKDIIKTENSFKIELSLFFISIPILFFLDTTLTNKILLFATLGLVLLTEAMNSAIERAVDLVTLEHQKMAGMAKDAGSAAVFISIIIALTTWILIVLNSFNII; encoded by the coding sequence ATGAGAAACCAACCAAAATATCACTTCATAAAGAATACAATATATGCCCTTAAAGGACTAAAAGATATTATAAAAACTGAAAACTCTTTTAAAATAGAATTATCTCTATTTTTTATCTCTATACCAATATTATTTTTTCTAGATACAACATTAACTAATAAAATTTTACTTTTTGCCACTTTAGGTCTTGTTCTTTTAACTGAAGCAATGAATTCTGCAATTGAAAGAGCAGTAGACTTAGTTACCCTAGAGCATCAAAAAATGGCAGGAATGGCAAAAGATGCAGGAAGTGCAGCAGTTTTTATCTCCATAATAATTGCTCTTACTACATGGATTTTAATAGTATTAAACAGTTTCAATATAATTTGA
- a CDS encoding cation:proton antiporter: METILLIIFLSLAISTVLNIILKKLSMSHIIGYIITGTLITFIFDLSNSSDLHILELIGEFGIVFLMFTIGLEMPFNKLKRMKEILFVNGVFQVGVSALIIFLASRFIFSIDTVSSIIIALAFSLSSTAIVLTYLKQSKDIHTPYGERSTAILVFQDLAVIPILLLISFLANDTLSLSEILINTFLSALLVILFMFTIGKKLLEWLLKFASQTRLEELFLASVLSIVIGTSIFAHYLGFTYSLGAFIAGMIIAETKYHIKVESDIASYKDLLLGAFFFSVGTKIDLPFLLSNIHYVFLVFIMVLIIKAFVVYILIRRKSNKSDAIKSALALCQIGEFSFAVFALASNDNLLDKELSNFLILVTVISMIITPFIINNIYKLASYFVIEFYESDKITPINKKNHTIICGYSILGRIIAHQLKRKKRSFVIISDNLKHVVLARRNGYLAYFGHLEKLPVLESLKVDEASDIIITLSSVNEKKLICEAVLNFKSDANLIVKIDSLDEKKELKELNIKYFVHSQLETANLMIEKSLSFQEKKEQN, translated from the coding sequence ATGGAAACAATACTATTAATAATATTTTTATCATTAGCAATATCTACAGTGCTAAATATAATTTTAAAAAAGCTATCTATGTCACACATTATTGGATATATAATTACAGGAACATTGATAACTTTTATTTTTGATTTATCAAATAGTTCTGATCTTCATATCTTAGAATTGATTGGAGAGTTTGGAATAGTTTTTCTTATGTTTACTATTGGTCTTGAGATGCCCTTTAACAAACTAAAAAGAATGAAAGAGATACTTTTTGTAAATGGAGTATTTCAAGTTGGGGTAAGTGCTCTTATTATCTTTTTAGCTTCACGATTTATTTTTTCTATTGATACTGTCTCTTCAATTATAATTGCACTTGCTTTCTCTTTATCTTCAACAGCTATTGTATTAACATATTTAAAACAATCAAAGGATATACATACCCCTTATGGAGAAAGATCTACAGCAATATTAGTTTTTCAAGATTTAGCAGTAATTCCAATTCTTTTATTAATCTCATTTTTAGCAAACGATACCCTAAGCTTAAGCGAAATATTAATTAATACTTTTTTATCGGCTCTATTAGTTATCCTTTTTATGTTTACTATAGGTAAAAAACTTCTTGAATGGCTTTTAAAGTTTGCATCACAAACAAGACTAGAAGAGTTGTTTCTAGCTTCAGTCCTATCAATAGTTATAGGAACTTCAATTTTTGCTCATTATTTAGGTTTTACTTACTCGTTAGGAGCATTTATTGCTGGTATGATTATTGCTGAGACCAAATACCATATAAAAGTTGAATCAGATATTGCCTCATATAAAGATTTGCTTCTTGGAGCATTTTTCTTTTCAGTTGGTACAAAAATAGATCTACCTTTTCTTCTTTCAAATATCCATTATGTTTTTTTAGTTTTTATAATGGTACTTATAATAAAAGCTTTTGTTGTTTATATTTTAATAAGAAGAAAATCAAATAAGAGTGATGCAATAAAATCCGCTCTTGCACTTTGTCAGATTGGAGAATTTTCATTTGCAGTATTTGCTCTTGCTTCAAATGATAATCTTCTAGATAAAGAGTTATCTAACTTCTTAATCTTAGTAACTGTTATCTCTATGATAATTACTCCATTTATAATAAACAATATCTATAAATTAGCTTCTTATTTTGTAATTGAATTTTATGAATCAGATAAAATTACCCCTATTAATAAAAAGAACCATACTATTATTTGTGGATATTCAATACTTGGAAGAATAATTGCACACCAACTAAAAAGAAAAAAAAGAAGTTTTGTAATAATCTCAGATAATCTAAAACATGTTGTTTTAGCTAGAAGAAATGGCTATTTAGCATATTTTGGACATTTAGAAAAACTGCCTGTTTTAGAATCTCTAAAAGTTGATGAAGCCTCAGATATAATAATCACATTAAGTAGTGTAAATGAAAAAAAACTAATTTGTGAAGCTGTATTAAACTTTAAAAGTGATGCAAACTTAATAGTTAAAATTGATTCTTTGGATGAAAAAAAAGAATTAAAAGAATTAAATATCAAATACTTTGTACACTCACAACTAGAAACTGCTAATTTAATGATTGAAAAGAGTTTAAGTTTTCAAGAAAAAAAAGAGCAAAACTAA
- a CDS encoding pyridoxal phosphate-dependent aminotransferase family protein: MYSKELNSIKKSNRLRKREVFDKSLIDLASNDYLGLTTNKDIFNKAYERVLKEQYHGPKASMLVNGYSKIHQEFEDELKKANNFEDALIVGSGFLANLSMIEALVRKGDTLFIDEEYHASGMVATRLLNKNQVVIFKHNNCIDLKNKINQTDTKGRKIIAIEGVYSMGGDLAPKEMFDIADETNALLIVDEAHSSGVLGDKLTGIFDFYSINPKENHIKMGTLGKAYGSYGAYILASSNIIEFLLNRAKAVIYTTAPSLFDTALGLESLKYIQKNKETIKNKISTNLQVINDILGITSNSLIIPIVIGDNKKVIDIQNRLKNEGFLVGAIRQPTVSNAIIRLIAKIDIEPFVLEKVCKRIKEFK, encoded by the coding sequence TTGTATTCAAAAGAACTAAATTCTATAAAAAAATCCAACAGACTACGTAAAAGAGAAGTTTTTGATAAATCTCTTATTGACCTAGCTTCAAACGACTATCTTGGTCTTACTACCAATAAAGATATATTTAATAAAGCTTATGAAAGAGTACTAAAAGAACAATACCATGGTCCAAAAGCGTCTATGTTGGTAAATGGCTACTCTAAAATTCATCAAGAGTTTGAAGATGAACTAAAAAAAGCAAATAACTTTGAAGATGCGCTTATTGTAGGGAGTGGTTTTTTAGCAAACCTATCAATGATTGAAGCTTTAGTTAGAAAAGGTGATACTTTATTTATAGATGAAGAATACCATGCAAGTGGTATGGTCGCAACAAGACTTTTAAATAAAAATCAGGTTGTTATATTTAAACATAATAACTGCATTGATTTAAAAAACAAAATAAACCAAACAGATACAAAAGGCAGAAAAATCATAGCTATAGAAGGAGTCTACTCTATGGGTGGAGATTTAGCACCTAAAGAGATGTTTGATATAGCAGATGAAACAAATGCTTTACTAATAGTTGATGAAGCTCATTCTTCAGGTGTTTTAGGGGATAAACTTACAGGTATATTTGATTTTTATTCAATAAATCCAAAAGAGAATCATATAAAAATGGGAACACTTGGAAAAGCTTATGGAAGTTATGGCGCTTATATCCTAGCTAGCTCTAATATTATTGAGTTTTTATTAAATAGAGCAAAAGCTGTTATATACACAACTGCACCATCACTTTTTGATACCGCTTTGGGTTTAGAGTCTTTAAAATATATCCAAAAAAATAAAGAGACTATTAAAAACAAAATATCAACCAATTTACAAGTTATAAATGATATTTTAGGTATAACTTCAAATAGTTTAATCATTCCAATTGTAATTGGTGATAATAAAAAAGTCATTGATATACAAAATAGATTAAAAAATGAAGGCTTTTTAGTTGGAGCAATAAGGCAACCAACTGTAAGTAATGCTATAATTAGGCTTATTGCAAAAATAGATATAGAACCTTTTGTTTTAGAAAAGGTGTGTAAAAGAATAAAGGAGTTTAAATGA
- a CDS encoding carbonic anhydrase, with the protein MILTELIKGNENFRKSGFLNLEEEIKNLVQHGQKPEVMFIGCSDSRVTPDLMLGTKPGDMFILRNVGNFVPPYKHDEDFHGSAAAIEYAIAVLKVKHIIICGHSHCGACKSLYEDIPDDGSFIHIKTWLTLGAKAKETTLRNKKFTTEEEMYRATERNSIRHQLDNLLTYPVVAKLHEDGDLKVHGWYYDIETAQIDYYDKEDDKFKPLNEMTYEPRRD; encoded by the coding sequence ATGATTTTAACTGAGTTAATTAAAGGTAACGAAAACTTTAGAAAAAGTGGTTTTTTAAATCTTGAAGAAGAGATAAAAAATTTAGTTCAACACGGACAAAAGCCTGAAGTTATGTTTATTGGTTGCTCTGATAGTAGAGTTACTCCTGATTTGATGCTAGGAACAAAACCTGGGGATATGTTTATTTTAAGAAATGTTGGTAACTTTGTTCCTCCATATAAACATGATGAAGATTTCCATGGTAGTGCAGCTGCTATTGAATATGCAATTGCTGTTTTAAAAGTTAAGCATATTATCATTTGTGGACACTCACATTGTGGCGCATGTAAAAGTTTATATGAAGATATTCCGGATGATGGTTCTTTTATTCATATAAAAACATGGTTAACTTTGGGTGCGAAGGCAAAAGAAACAACACTAAGAAATAAAAAATTTACCACAGAAGAGGAGATGTATAGAGCAACTGAGCGAAACTCTATTCGACATCAATTAGATAATCTATTAACTTATCCAGTTGTAGCAAAGCTACATGAAGATGGAGACTTAAAAGTGCATGGTTGGTATTATGATATTGAGACTGCACAAATTGATTATTATGATAAAGAAGATGATAAATTTAAACCACTAAACGAGATGACTTATGAGCCAAGAAGAGATTGA
- the mqnE gene encoding aminofutalosine synthase MqnE, producing the protein MSILEKFEKKEDYTFEEALKLYDLELFELATLANKIREEKHGKKTYFNINRHINPTNVCKDVCQFCAYSATRKNPNQYTLSHEEILNTVDNSVKNGIKEVHIVSAHNPNTGLEWYLDIFRKIKNKHPEIHVKALTAAEIHFLSEEYNLSYEEVIEKMIESGVDSMPGGGAEIFDEKVRKKICGGKVKSDQWLKIHELWHKSGHQSNATMLFGHVENREHRIDHMLRLRKLQEKTGGFNAFIPLVYQKENNYLKVKDFLTGQEILKTMAIARILLDNIPNIKAYWVTSTTKLALLAQEFGANDLDGTIEKESIQSAAGAKSANGIALENFVDLIKNSGFIPVERDSVYNEIKVW; encoded by the coding sequence ATGAGTATTTTAGAAAAATTTGAGAAAAAAGAAGATTATACATTTGAAGAAGCATTAAAGTTATACGATTTAGAACTGTTTGAATTAGCTACTCTTGCAAACAAAATTAGAGAAGAGAAACATGGTAAAAAAACGTATTTTAATATAAATAGACATATTAATCCAACAAATGTATGTAAAGATGTATGTCAATTCTGTGCCTATAGTGCAACAAGAAAAAATCCTAATCAATATACCCTATCACATGAAGAGATTTTAAATACAGTTGATAATTCTGTTAAAAATGGTATAAAAGAGGTACATATTGTTTCTGCCCATAATCCAAATACAGGCTTGGAGTGGTATTTAGATATATTTAGGAAAATAAAAAACAAACACCCAGAGATTCATGTAAAAGCATTAACAGCAGCAGAGATTCACTTTTTATCTGAAGAGTATAATCTAAGTTATGAAGAGGTTATTGAAAAAATGATTGAAAGTGGTGTTGATTCGATGCCTGGTGGTGGAGCTGAAATTTTTGATGAAAAGGTGCGAAAAAAAATCTGTGGTGGGAAAGTAAAATCTGACCAATGGTTAAAAATCCACGAGTTATGGCATAAATCAGGTCATCAAAGCAATGCAACAATGCTTTTTGGTCATGTTGAAAATAGAGAGCATAGAATTGATCATATGTTAAGACTTAGAAAACTTCAAGAAAAAACTGGTGGATTTAATGCTTTTATACCACTTGTTTATCAAAAAGAAAATAACTATTTAAAAGTTAAAGATTTTTTAACAGGTCAAGAGATTTTAAAAACAATGGCAATTGCTAGAATCTTACTTGATAATATTCCTAATATAAAAGCATATTGGGTTACTTCAACTACTAAACTTGCACTTCTTGCACAAGAGTTTGGTGCAAATGATTTAGATGGAACAATTGAAAAAGAATCTATTCAAAGTGCAGCTGGAGCAAAAAGTGCAAATGGAATTGCTTTAGAAAACTTTGTTGATTTAATCAAAAATTCTGGTTTTATCCCAGTTGAGCGGGACTCTGTTTATAATGAAATAAAGGTTTGGTAA
- a CDS encoding lysophospholipid acyltransferase family protein yields MKLFLITRVVPFVLQLFVRFIYLTSKKVFHHPEIDLNEPFIVTFWHGELLMQPFNYKKIKPKGKVSAMISEHKDGEAITRTVEYLGIDSIRGSSTRGGAKALIGAIKELKAGDDIAITPDGPRGPRHSVADGIVAISQKTNARILIFNCKPTKYWQFNSWDKFIVPKPFGKLEFFIQEPFDLNSLEIDEAKELIKKKLLLNSME; encoded by the coding sequence ATGAAGCTTTTTTTAATCACAAGAGTTGTTCCTTTTGTATTACAACTTTTTGTAAGATTTATCTATTTAACAAGTAAAAAAGTTTTTCATCATCCAGAAATTGATCTCAATGAGCCTTTTATTGTTACTTTTTGGCATGGTGAACTTTTGATGCAACCATTTAATTATAAAAAAATTAAGCCTAAAGGCAAAGTTAGTGCTATGATAAGTGAGCACAAAGATGGGGAAGCTATTACAAGAACCGTTGAGTACTTAGGAATTGATTCAATTAGAGGTTCAAGTACTAGAGGGGGAGCAAAAGCTTTAATAGGAGCAATTAAAGAGTTAAAAGCAGGTGATGATATAGCAATTACACCAGATGGACCAAGGGGTCCTAGGCATTCAGTTGCAGATGGAATTGTAGCTATTTCACAGAAAACAAATGCTAGAATACTCATATTTAATTGTAAACCAACTAAATATTGGCAGTTTAATTCTTGGGATAAGTTTATCGTTCCTAAGCCTTTTGGAAAATTAGAGTTTTTTATTCAAGAACCATTTGATTTAAACTCTTTAGAAATAGATGAGGCAAAAGAGTTGATAAAAAAGAAGTTGCTTTTAAATTCAATGGAATAA
- the miaB gene encoding tRNA (N6-isopentenyl adenosine(37)-C2)-methylthiotransferase MiaB, which translates to MSKQEDKKLFIQTLGCQMNDTDSQHMIAELKEHKNYSTTDNIEDADLIIINTCSVREKPVSKLFSEIGQFNIKKKDGAKIGVCGCTASHLGKDIMKRAPYVDFVLGARNISKIKDVVDKKGAVEIDIDYDDSTYQFAQNSHNLYKTSVNISIGCDKECTYCIVPATRGDEISIPPEMIVEQIKKDIEKGAKEVTLLGQNVNSYGRRFSDKREKTTFTKLLQEVSKIDGLERIRFTSPHPLHMDDEFIEEFAKNPKISKCIHMPLQSGSTTILKAMKRGYTKKWFLNRAKKIRDLVPNVRITTDIIVAFPGETQGDFEDTIDVINQVKFDQIFNFKYSPRPNTQALNLKDIEVADEIGSARLIEVIELHKKHQSELMNKNIGKTVSVLFESLKPNGEVSGFTDNYCQVFVKGSDELLGEIVDVKVTDATRTALKGEVVK; encoded by the coding sequence ATGAGTAAACAAGAAGATAAAAAACTATTTATACAGACTCTTGGCTGTCAGATGAATGATACTGACAGTCAACATATGATTGCTGAACTAAAAGAGCATAAAAACTATAGCACAACAGATAATATCGAAGATGCAGATTTAATTATTATTAACACATGTTCAGTAAGGGAAAAGCCTGTTTCTAAACTTTTTTCAGAAATAGGGCAATTTAATATTAAGAAAAAAGATGGGGCTAAAATTGGAGTATGTGGATGTACTGCAAGTCATTTAGGAAAAGATATTATGAAAAGAGCTCCTTATGTTGACTTTGTTTTAGGGGCTAGAAATATTTCAAAAATCAAAGATGTAGTTGATAAAAAAGGTGCAGTTGAGATTGATATAGATTATGATGATTCTACATATCAATTTGCACAAAATTCACATAATTTATATAAAACTTCAGTAAATATCTCAATTGGATGTGATAAAGAGTGCACCTATTGTATCGTTCCTGCAACAAGAGGTGATGAGATTTCTATTCCACCTGAAATGATTGTTGAACAGATAAAAAAAGATATTGAAAAAGGTGCAAAAGAGGTAACTCTTTTAGGACAAAATGTAAACTCTTATGGTAGAAGGTTTAGTGATAAAAGAGAAAAAACAACTTTTACGAAACTTCTTCAAGAGGTTTCAAAAATTGATGGTTTAGAAAGAATTAGATTTACTTCTCCACATCCTTTACATATGGATGATGAATTTATTGAAGAGTTTGCAAAAAATCCAAAAATATCAAAATGTATCCATATGCCTTTACAAAGTGGTTCAACAACTATTTTAAAAGCTATGAAAAGGGGATATACAAAAAAGTGGTTTTTAAACAGAGCTAAAAAGATTAGAGATTTAGTTCCAAATGTAAGAATCACTACAGATATAATTGTAGCTTTTCCTGGGGAAACTCAAGGGGATTTTGAAGATACAATTGATGTGATAAATCAAGTTAAATTTGATCAAATATTTAATTTCAAATATTCACCTAGACCAAATACACAAGCTTTAAATCTAAAAGATATTGAAGTTGCTGATGAGATTGGGAGTGCAAGACTTATTGAGGTGATTGAACTTCATAAAAAACATCAAAGTGAACTTATGAATAAAAACATAGGTAAAACAGTAAGTGTTTTATTTGAGAGTTTAAAACCAAATGGTGAAGTATCAGGATTTACTGATAATTATTGTCAGGTTTTTGTAAAAGGTAGTGATGAACTTCTTGGAGAAATAGTTGATGTAAAAGTTACAGATGCTACAAGAACAGCATTGAAAGGTGAAGTGGTAAAATAG
- a CDS encoding HP0268 family nuclease, with protein sequence MELLFARNELTEKPKKVQLDKIKEELQKDGEKIFYFDRDNSHKDMMSLVDSLEDEGYNVYFREVKYGLADDEYMYEVHAL encoded by the coding sequence ATGGAATTATTATTCGCAAGAAACGAACTAACTGAAAAACCGAAAAAAGTTCAACTTGATAAGATAAAAGAAGAGTTACAAAAAGATGGAGAAAAAATATTTTATTTTGATAGAGATAACTCTCATAAAGATATGATGTCTTTAGTTGACTCATTAGAAGATGAAGGGTACAACGTATACTTTAGAGAAGTAAAATATGGTCTTGCAGATGATGAATATATGTATGAGGTTCATGCGCTGTAA